One part of the Dyadobacter sp. 676 genome encodes these proteins:
- a CDS encoding DUF1080 domain-containing protein: MKKLFTGMLLLAASTLAAAQSEKEEKLPPPAATEDWSFKPPLVTPGETCAQPPSDAIILYSGQTDLAKWEHPDGSAVRWKPDGDALVIVPRATDIRTKQKFGNMQLHVEWRTPDPSEDKDFNRGNSGVLIMGLYELQIYESWNYNTKIYYNGQAGSVYKQHTPLVNAARKPQTWQTYDVVFEAPVFRADKTVEKPAYMTVFHNNVLILNHVELKGPMVYQGYPKYKYHDAKLPLQLQEHGSRVSFRNIWIREL, from the coding sequence ATGAAAAAGCTTTTCACCGGAATGCTCCTGCTGGCAGCCAGCACGTTGGCCGCCGCCCAATCCGAAAAAGAAGAAAAACTGCCACCTCCTGCGGCAACCGAGGACTGGTCGTTTAAACCCCCGCTTGTAACCCCGGGCGAAACGTGCGCACAACCGCCTTCGGATGCCATCATTCTGTACAGCGGCCAAACGGACCTCGCCAAATGGGAACACCCCGACGGCTCGGCCGTCAGATGGAAACCCGACGGCGACGCGCTGGTTATCGTGCCCAGGGCCACCGATATCCGCACGAAACAAAAATTCGGCAACATGCAGCTACACGTCGAATGGCGCACGCCCGATCCATCCGAAGACAAGGATTTCAACCGGGGCAACAGCGGCGTGCTCATTATGGGTCTTTACGAATTGCAGATCTACGAATCCTGGAACTACAACACCAAAATCTACTACAACGGCCAGGCCGGCAGCGTCTACAAACAACACACGCCACTGGTGAATGCCGCCCGCAAGCCGCAGACCTGGCAGACTTACGACGTCGTTTTCGAAGCACCTGTCTTCCGCGCCGACAAAACCGTTGAAAAGCCTGCATACATGACCGTTTTCCACAATAATGTATTGATTCTAAACCACGTGGAATTGAAGGGACCCATGGTTTACCAGGGCTATCCGAAGTACAAGTACCACGATGCGAAGCTGCCTTTGCAATTGCAGGAGCATGGAAGCCGCGTGAGCTTCCGGAATATCTGGATCAG
- a CDS encoding DeoR/GlpR family DNA-binding transcription regulator — protein sequence MLANQRREKILELLKEDGSAKVIDLARLFKVTEVTIRQDLDKLEKDGLVIKEHGGAFLKNVEDQVRNFSLANQENLDKKELIAAKCLEFISNGDTIILDSGSTTTEIAKKLRGSNKHLTVITNALNIALILGAETGIEVIMTGGEFKPPTLSLTGQKAADFFKGLNVQKLFLATAGLSLKAGLTYPSISDLVVKKAMIDAADTTYLVADSTKVGKSAFASLGALSLIDYIITDAGIEEKFQQVFHDNEIELIIAE from the coding sequence ATGCTGGCAAATCAGAGAAGAGAAAAAATACTTGAACTGTTAAAAGAAGACGGCTCGGCGAAGGTGATCGACCTGGCGAGGCTCTTTAAAGTGACCGAGGTGACCATCCGGCAGGATCTGGACAAGCTCGAAAAGGACGGCCTGGTGATCAAGGAACACGGCGGGGCGTTTTTGAAGAATGTCGAAGACCAGGTGCGCAATTTCTCGCTCGCCAATCAGGAAAACCTCGATAAGAAAGAACTGATCGCCGCGAAATGCCTGGAATTTATTTCGAACGGCGACACGATCATTCTCGACTCCGGGTCGACCACGACGGAGATCGCGAAGAAGCTGAGAGGCAGCAACAAGCATCTGACAGTGATCACCAACGCATTGAATATCGCGTTGATTCTCGGTGCCGAAACGGGTATCGAGGTGATCATGACCGGCGGGGAATTTAAGCCGCCTACCTTGTCGCTGACGGGTCAGAAAGCGGCCGACTTTTTCAAAGGCCTCAATGTGCAGAAGCTGTTCCTGGCAACGGCGGGATTATCGCTTAAAGCCGGACTTACCTATCCGAGTATCAGCGACCTGGTCGTGAAAAAGGCAATGATCGACGCGGCGGATACGACTTACCTGGTAGCCGATTCGACCAAGGTCGGCAAAAGTGCATTCGCAAGCCTCGGCGCCCTGTCGCTGATCGACTATATCATCACCGACGCGGGCATCGAGGAGAAGTTCCAGCAGGTTTTTCATGATAATGAGATCGAGCTGATTATTGCGGAGTAG
- a CDS encoding L-fucose/L-arabinose isomerase family protein codes for MNMKESIGVIIGNRDFFPDRLVAEARVEIVDLLKKLNINGVMLDTEATKLGGVETFQDAQKCAALFRAYRDEIIGVLVVLPNFGDERGIAETLKLADLNVPVLVQGYPDDLDKLDVARRRDSWCGKISACNNLYQYGIKYTLTTRHVVHPTDPSFVKDLNDFVAVCRVTKGLRNVRIGAIGARPGGFNTVRYSEKILQRNGISVVTVDLSEILGNANKLTAQDSKVKERLDKITSYASRGRTPDEALIQMAKLDVVLGEFMEANALDATAIQCWTSVQQNYGCNVCTSMSIMSENMMPSGCEVDVTGTLSMYALQLASGSPSALVDWNNNYANDENKCVLFHCGNWAKSFLPDIEIATAPILGTSVGEENTWGALAGRTPAMPLTYGRISTDDPRGIMKAYVGEGRLTDDSLKTFGNRAVAEIPNLQNLMNYVCRNGFEHHVVMNASKTAGILKEALGNYMGWEVQVFDEPAQQPFATRVPDPDLVSQN; via the coding sequence ATGAACATGAAAGAAAGTATCGGAGTAATTATTGGCAACAGGGATTTTTTTCCGGACCGGCTGGTGGCCGAGGCGCGGGTGGAGATCGTCGATTTGCTGAAAAAATTGAATATCAACGGCGTCATGCTCGATACCGAAGCTACGAAGCTCGGAGGGGTCGAAACGTTTCAGGATGCGCAGAAATGCGCGGCATTGTTCCGGGCGTACCGGGATGAGATTATTGGCGTGCTGGTGGTTCTGCCCAATTTCGGGGATGAACGCGGCATCGCCGAAACGCTCAAGCTGGCCGATCTGAATGTGCCGGTGTTGGTCCAGGGTTACCCCGACGATCTCGACAAGCTGGATGTGGCCCGCCGCCGCGATTCGTGGTGCGGGAAGATTTCCGCCTGCAATAATTTGTATCAATATGGTATTAAATATACGCTTACAACCAGGCACGTCGTACATCCGACCGATCCTTCGTTCGTCAAAGATCTGAACGATTTCGTGGCGGTGTGCCGGGTAACCAAAGGGCTTCGTAATGTGCGGATCGGCGCTATCGGCGCTCGTCCGGGCGGGTTCAACACGGTGCGTTACAGCGAGAAGATTTTACAACGCAATGGCATTTCAGTCGTGACGGTGGATCTGTCGGAGATTTTGGGCAATGCGAATAAGCTCACGGCCCAGGATTCGAAGGTGAAGGAACGTCTGGACAAAATCACTTCCTATGCCTCACGCGGGCGCACACCTGACGAGGCCTTGATCCAGATGGCGAAGCTGGACGTGGTTTTGGGTGAATTTATGGAAGCGAATGCGCTGGACGCGACGGCCATTCAATGCTGGACGTCGGTGCAGCAGAATTACGGCTGCAATGTGTGCACAAGCATGAGCATCATGAGCGAAAATATGATGCCGAGCGGCTGCGAGGTGGATGTGACGGGAACATTGAGCATGTATGCGCTGCAACTCGCTTCGGGCTCGCCGAGCGCGCTGGTGGATTGGAATAACAATTACGCAAACGACGAAAATAAATGCGTGCTCTTCCATTGCGGCAATTGGGCGAAGTCGTTTTTGCCGGATATCGAAATCGCGACGGCGCCGATCCTGGGGACATCGGTGGGAGAGGAGAATACCTGGGGCGCATTGGCCGGTCGCACGCCCGCGATGCCGCTCACGTACGGGCGCATCAGCACGGACGACCCGCGCGGGATCATGAAGGCGTATGTAGGCGAGGGACGTTTGACGGACGATTCGTTGAAAACCTTCGGTAACCGTGCCGTAGCTGAAATCCCGAACCTGCAAAATCTTATGAATTACGTCTGCCGCAATGGTTTCGAGCACCACGTGGTAATGAATGCGTCGAAAACTGCCGGCATTCTGAAAGAAGCATTGGGCAATTATATGGGCTGGGAGGTGCAGGTGTTCGATGAACCCGCGCAGCAGCCGTTCGCAACCCGCGTGCCCGACCCCGACCTCGTTTCGCAAAACTAA
- a CDS encoding transketolase, which yields MSEKELAQKSVEYRKKILKYIYQAKAGHTGGSLSCIDILNVLYNYTMNVDAARFDSPDRDRYIQSKGHTVEALYVVLASRGFFPESDLETLCKYQSHYIGHPTRKVHGVEQNTGALGHGLSLSVGTAIAGKLDKRDYRVFTVLGDGELPEGSNWEAALSASHYKLDNLCAILDKNTLQITGPTSAVCNTDPVDGKFEAFGWAVRHVDGHNIGELMAAFDALPFEAGKPSLIIAHTVKGKGVSYMENQLKWHHGVPDTRQYAEAIQELDLLEETLA from the coding sequence ATGTCGGAAAAGGAACTGGCGCAGAAATCGGTGGAGTACCGCAAAAAAATACTCAAATATATCTACCAGGCCAAGGCTGGCCATACCGGCGGGAGCCTGTCGTGTATCGATATTTTGAATGTGCTCTACAATTATACGATGAATGTGGACGCAGCGCGTTTCGACTCGCCGGACCGCGACCGCTATATCCAGAGCAAAGGACACACGGTGGAAGCATTGTACGTAGTGCTGGCCTCGCGTGGCTTTTTTCCTGAATCCGATCTGGAAACTTTGTGCAAGTACCAGTCACATTATATCGGCCATCCTACGCGCAAGGTCCATGGGGTCGAGCAGAATACCGGCGCATTGGGCCACGGGCTTTCGCTGAGTGTGGGGACTGCCATTGCCGGCAAGCTCGACAAACGCGATTACCGCGTTTTTACCGTTCTGGGCGATGGCGAGTTGCCCGAAGGGTCCAACTGGGAAGCCGCATTGTCGGCCTCGCATTACAAGCTCGACAACCTGTGCGCGATTTTGGATAAAAATACCTTGCAAATCACCGGCCCCACCAGCGCCGTGTGCAATACGGACCCGGTCGACGGGAAGTTCGAAGCATTCGGTTGGGCCGTGCGGCATGTGGACGGACACAATATCGGCGAGCTGATGGCCGCATTCGATGCGTTGCCGTTCGAGGCGGGTAAACCGAGCCTTATTATTGCGCACACCGTGAAGGGCAAGGGGGTGAGTTATATGGAGAATCAGTTGAAATGGCACCACGGCGTGCCGGATACCCGGCAGTACGCCGAGGCGATACAGGAGCTGGACCTGCTGGAAGAAACGCTGGCGTGA
- a CDS encoding transketolase C-terminal domain-containing protein, with the protein MDATIENIGVSQRANLEVFSGTLQQLAQTDRDIIVVTSDSRGSGKLVPFGQQFPDQIIEVGIAEQNLVGVAAGLASTGKKVFAVSPACFLTARALEQIKNDVAYSNNPVKLIGISAGVSYGALGSTHHSLHDFAVLRTIHNLIVVAPADNFETEQAILLAADTGMPVYIRFGKKPMPLLSEEERTFAFGKGRIVREGTDITIIGTGETVAPALLAAEKLERANNISATVVSMHTIKPLDYDLLQNIAASGQPIVTVEEHSIYGGLGEACASFLIQNSLHNRFKIIGIPDEYTVTGSQTEIFNHYGISEEGIAAAALGLIG; encoded by the coding sequence GTGGATGCGACTATCGAAAACATAGGCGTGAGCCAACGCGCCAACCTCGAAGTTTTTTCGGGCACATTGCAGCAACTCGCCCAAACCGACAGGGATATTATCGTGGTAACGAGCGATTCGCGTGGCTCGGGCAAGCTGGTGCCGTTCGGCCAGCAATTTCCCGACCAGATCATCGAGGTCGGGATCGCCGAGCAGAACCTCGTGGGCGTTGCGGCGGGCCTGGCTTCCACAGGTAAAAAAGTCTTCGCCGTTTCGCCGGCCTGCTTCCTGACGGCGCGGGCGTTGGAGCAGATCAAGAACGATGTGGCATATTCCAATAACCCGGTGAAACTCATCGGTATCAGTGCGGGCGTGAGCTACGGAGCGTTGGGTTCTACACACCACAGCTTGCACGATTTCGCCGTATTACGCACCATCCACAATCTTATCGTAGTGGCTCCGGCGGATAATTTCGAAACCGAACAGGCTATTCTGCTGGCTGCTGACACCGGTATGCCGGTCTACATCCGTTTCGGCAAGAAGCCGATGCCGCTGCTTTCGGAGGAAGAGAGGACGTTCGCCTTCGGAAAAGGGCGTATTGTCCGCGAGGGAACCGACATTACCATTATCGGAACGGGCGAAACCGTGGCGCCTGCATTACTGGCGGCCGAGAAGCTGGAACGTGCGAATAATATTTCTGCTACGGTAGTGAGCATGCACACGATTAAGCCGCTCGACTACGATCTTTTACAAAATATTGCAGCTTCCGGGCAGCCCATCGTGACGGTCGAGGAGCACAGTATTTACGGCGGACTGGGCGAGGCGTGTGCTTCTTTTCTGATCCAGAATAGCCTTCATAACCGGTTCAAAATCATTGGTATTCCCGACGAATACACGGTTACCGGCTCTCAGACGGAAATTTTCAATCATTACGGTATTTCGGAAGAAGGCATTGCCGCCGCGGCGCTCGGCCTGATCGGCTAA
- a CDS encoding nucleoside hydrolase-like domain-containing protein has protein sequence MKLIRQMCCGTALLFAGVTYAQDAPRVDAPRVDTPRVDTPGVDTPRHRVLVLTDIENEPDDTQSMIRFLTYSNQWDVEGLVATTSIHQQKRVAPEKIRQLIEAYRKVRPNLLLHEKGYPEADYLLSVTKSAYPDFGMNAVGKGKDSEGSEWIIKVVDKKDDRPVWIPVWGGANCLAQALWKVRMTRSPEDVKKFVSKIRMYTISDQDDTGPWIRKTFPDLFYVGSPGYHAAGAYHYATWSGISGDKFHGRFAGANFEIVDNPWLDEHVRSHGPLGKEYPFTKFLMEGDTPSFLGLVNNGLNDPEHPEYGGWGGRYELYTPRTLKYFYEPETRPIYTDAMDEVKGVDGAYHTSNKATLWRWREAFQHDFAARMDWTIKPYKEANHPPKVAVKGGTRITAKSGETVQLSAEGSQDPDGNVLAYEWIYYPEPGSYNSKEPLGIKDVKAAKTSFVAPKVEKPETIHVVLAVTDDGAPSLTRYRRVIVTVYP, from the coding sequence ATGAAACTGATAAGACAAATGTGCTGCGGCACCGCATTGCTGTTTGCCGGCGTCACGTACGCGCAGGATGCGCCCCGCGTGGATGCGCCCCGCGTGGATACGCCCCGCGTGGATACGCCCGGCGTGGATACGCCGAGGCACCGCGTACTGGTGCTGACGGACATTGAAAACGAGCCGGACGACACGCAATCGATGATCCGCTTTCTGACCTATTCCAACCAATGGGATGTCGAGGGCCTGGTAGCAACAACTTCCATACACCAGCAAAAACGCGTTGCGCCGGAAAAGATCAGGCAGCTCATCGAGGCTTACCGCAAAGTCCGTCCAAACTTGCTGCTGCACGAAAAAGGTTATCCCGAAGCAGACTACCTGTTGAGTGTTACCAAAAGCGCTTATCCCGACTTCGGTATGAATGCGGTAGGCAAGGGCAAGGATTCGGAAGGTTCGGAATGGATTATCAAAGTCGTTGACAAGAAGGACGATCGGCCGGTGTGGATCCCCGTCTGGGGCGGAGCCAACTGCCTCGCACAGGCGCTTTGGAAGGTAAGAATGACCCGGTCGCCGGAAGATGTGAAGAAATTCGTATCCAAAATAAGAATGTATACCATTTCGGACCAGGACGACACCGGTCCGTGGATCCGCAAGACTTTTCCGGATCTGTTTTATGTCGGCAGCCCGGGTTACCATGCGGCGGGGGCTTACCATTATGCGACGTGGTCGGGTATCAGCGGCGATAAATTTCACGGCCGTTTCGCGGGCGCCAACTTTGAAATCGTGGACAATCCCTGGCTCGATGAACACGTGCGCAGCCACGGACCGCTGGGCAAGGAATATCCGTTTACCAAATTCTTGATGGAAGGCGACACGCCCTCGTTTCTGGGGTTGGTAAATAATGGCCTTAACGACCCCGAGCATCCCGAATACGGCGGCTGGGGCGGAAGGTACGAGCTCTACACGCCACGTACGCTCAAATATTTTTACGAGCCGGAAACCCGGCCGATCTATACCGACGCTATGGACGAAGTGAAGGGCGTCGACGGCGCTTACCACACCAGCAACAAGGCCACGCTCTGGCGGTGGCGCGAGGCCTTTCAGCACGATTTCGCGGCGCGAATGGACTGGACAATCAAACCTTACAAGGAGGCCAACCACCCGCCGAAAGTGGCCGTGAAAGGCGGTACGCGCATCACCGCCAAGTCGGGTGAAACCGTGCAGCTTAGTGCCGAAGGCTCGCAGGACCCCGACGGCAATGTATTGGCTTACGAATGGATCTATTACCCCGAGCCCGGCAGCTACAATAGCAAGGAACCGCTCGGAATAAAGGATGTAAAGGCCGCGAAAACTTCTTTTGTGGCTCCGAAGGTGGAGAAACCCGAGACCATTCACGTGGTACTGGCCGTAACCGACGATGGTGCGCCTTCGCTGACGCGCTACCGGCGCGTGATCGTGACCGTGTACCCGTAA
- a CDS encoding D-ribose ABC transporter substrate-binding protein yields the protein MKTSIYYRIALLCIVFGLGWSSCKTKRPDNEPKKIAIVISTLNNPWFVFLAQKAEAKAKQLGYESKIFDSQNNTAQETDHFDNAIASGYDAILFNPTDADGSIVNVKNAVAAGVPVFCMDREVNANGAATSQILSDSYSGCVAIGKYFVETLNKKGKYVEILGMVGDNNTWNRSKGFHSVVDFYPGLKMVAQQSADFDRNKAMEVMESILQAHPDIDGVFCGNDAMAMGAYQALVAAGKADRVKVFGFDGAEDVVKSIQDGKIMATGMQFPEVMAQTAATFADEYFKGKRDFPRKMPVAVELVKKDNVENYAAYGEKQ from the coding sequence ATGAAGACCAGCATATATTACCGGATAGCGCTTTTGTGCATTGTTTTCGGACTGGGATGGAGTAGTTGTAAAACAAAACGGCCCGACAACGAACCTAAAAAGATCGCGATCGTCATTTCGACGCTGAATAACCCGTGGTTCGTTTTTCTCGCTCAGAAAGCCGAAGCGAAAGCGAAGCAGTTGGGGTACGAGTCCAAAATTTTTGATTCCCAGAATAATACCGCCCAGGAAACCGACCATTTCGACAACGCGATTGCGTCGGGGTATGACGCGATCCTGTTCAATCCCACCGACGCCGACGGCTCCATTGTGAATGTGAAGAATGCGGTTGCCGCGGGTGTGCCGGTGTTTTGCATGGACCGCGAAGTGAATGCGAACGGCGCGGCTACCTCGCAGATTTTGTCGGATAGCTACTCGGGTTGCGTGGCGATCGGAAAATACTTCGTCGAGACTTTGAATAAGAAGGGAAAATATGTGGAAATCCTCGGGATGGTGGGCGATAACAACACCTGGAACCGCTCGAAGGGCTTTCATAGTGTGGTCGATTTTTACCCGGGTCTGAAAATGGTCGCGCAGCAAAGTGCCGATTTCGACCGGAATAAGGCGATGGAAGTCATGGAATCCATTCTGCAAGCGCATCCCGATATCGACGGTGTTTTTTGCGGGAACGATGCCATGGCCATGGGTGCTTACCAGGCGTTGGTGGCCGCAGGGAAGGCCGATCGCGTGAAGGTCTTTGGATTCGACGGGGCCGAGGACGTGGTGAAATCCATTCAGGACGGCAAAATTATGGCAACCGGCATGCAGTTCCCCGAAGTGATGGCACAGACTGCCGCCACATTCGCCGACGAATATTTCAAAGGTAAACGCGACTTCCCGCGCAAGATGCCGGTAGCCGTGGAGCTGGTAAAAAAGGATAATGTCGAAAATTATGCCGCTTACGGCGAAAAACAATAG
- a CDS encoding DUF2291 domain-containing protein, with protein MPKPIRYLLYVAVFALLAYNSVYFRKLDEVKAGAETFDAAGYARDFWNKKLMPGLSKAADLNALVTQLKTEKDKAFAQHSHALGIGNIRYFLVKGQGVVTGVDENEVAVEVGNIRARIATEYIFGNAVRDASGAIDIDAFTNSMDFNNVSAEINKLIREKVVPPFKSGVRKGDRVSFHGAIELNREHLQLDNIEIIPVSLQIEKP; from the coding sequence ATGCCCAAACCGATCCGATACCTGCTTTACGTGGCCGTGTTTGCGTTACTGGCTTATAATTCGGTGTATTTCAGGAAACTGGATGAAGTGAAGGCCGGTGCCGAGACGTTCGATGCAGCGGGTTATGCCCGAGATTTCTGGAACAAAAAGTTAATGCCCGGTTTGTCGAAAGCCGCGGATTTGAATGCATTGGTTACCCAACTGAAAACGGAGAAAGATAAAGCATTTGCGCAGCATTCACACGCGCTTGGCATCGGGAATATCCGCTATTTCCTCGTGAAAGGTCAAGGCGTGGTGACGGGCGTGGACGAAAACGAGGTAGCCGTGGAAGTCGGAAATATCCGGGCACGCATTGCTACGGAATACATTTTCGGCAACGCCGTCCGCGATGCATCGGGCGCGATCGATATCGACGCTTTTACGAATTCGATGGATTTCAACAATGTATCGGCGGAGATCAACAAGCTGATCCGCGAAAAGGTGGTGCCACCGTTTAAATCCGGCGTCAGAAAGGGAGATCGGGTGTCATTCCATGGTGCCATCGAGTTGAACCGCGAGCATCTCCAACTCGACAACATCGAAATTATTCCGGTAAGTCTCCAAATCGAAAAACCATGA
- a CDS encoding sugar ABC transporter ATP-binding protein, producing the protein MTTTLLEAKHITKRFPGVVALDGVSLSVEAGKVTALIGENGAGKSTLMKILSGVYPDFEGEMYYKGEPAKFAGPKDAQQQGVAIIHQELNLIPYLTITENIFLGRELVTQYGTMDKSRMRKRTQELLDQLRLKVSPDVRVFKLKVGQQQIVEIAKALLTDAELIIMDEPTSAITGAEVEVLFDIIADLKSRNKAVVYVSHKLDELFRIADRYVVLRDGKSIESGEMAGMTQDLLIGKMVGRKIDVMRKTTDRAPGEALLEVRDLNLKSRVKAGNVLSNVSFNIGKGEIVGLFGLMGAGRTELLESIFGLYPAHASGEVVIAGQSVCCDSPARAIAAGLALVPEDRKKDGLVLGLGVKNNISLTTLEEMENFGTLNNSKECELADHYISELRIKTPSKEQKARNLSGGNQQKIVLAKWLATRPKVLLLDEPTRGIDINAKTEIYKLIIRLADEGLGILMVSSELPEILAISDRILVMSEGRLTGEFLASEASEDGILKAAIRGTSTVGR; encoded by the coding sequence ATGACAACGACATTGTTGGAAGCGAAGCATATCACGAAGCGGTTCCCCGGTGTAGTCGCGCTGGACGGTGTTTCGCTGTCGGTGGAAGCCGGGAAAGTCACCGCGCTGATTGGCGAGAACGGCGCAGGGAAGTCGACATTGATGAAGATACTCTCCGGTGTTTACCCCGATTTCGAAGGGGAAATGTACTACAAAGGCGAACCGGCGAAGTTTGCGGGCCCGAAGGACGCCCAGCAGCAGGGCGTTGCGATCATACACCAGGAACTCAATTTAATACCCTATCTCACGATTACCGAGAACATTTTCCTCGGCCGCGAACTGGTGACGCAGTATGGCACGATGGATAAAAGCCGCATGCGCAAACGCACCCAGGAGCTACTCGACCAGTTGAGGCTAAAAGTCAGTCCGGATGTCCGGGTCTTTAAACTCAAGGTAGGCCAGCAGCAAATCGTCGAAATCGCGAAGGCACTGCTTACAGATGCGGAGCTGATCATTATGGACGAACCGACGTCGGCCATTACCGGTGCGGAAGTAGAGGTTTTGTTCGATATTATTGCTGATCTCAAATCTCGGAATAAGGCCGTCGTTTACGTCTCCCATAAGCTCGACGAGCTCTTTCGCATTGCCGACCGCTACGTAGTGCTCCGCGACGGTAAAAGTATCGAATCCGGCGAAATGGCCGGTATGACACAGGATTTGCTGATCGGCAAAATGGTGGGTCGGAAAATCGACGTGATGCGCAAAACGACGGATCGTGCGCCCGGCGAGGCATTACTGGAAGTTAGGGACCTGAACCTGAAAAGCCGTGTGAAGGCGGGTAATGTGCTTAGTAATGTTTCTTTTAATATAGGTAAGGGAGAAATTGTGGGCCTTTTTGGTCTGATGGGCGCAGGACGTACCGAGTTGCTGGAATCGATTTTCGGGTTGTACCCCGCGCATGCCTCCGGAGAGGTGGTCATCGCCGGGCAATCCGTTTGTTGCGACTCCCCTGCACGCGCCATCGCGGCCGGGCTCGCGCTCGTACCCGAAGACCGGAAAAAAGATGGATTGGTGTTGGGACTGGGGGTTAAAAACAATATCAGTCTCACCACGTTGGAGGAAATGGAAAACTTTGGCACGCTCAATAATTCGAAAGAATGTGAGCTGGCCGATCATTATATCAGCGAGTTACGCATTAAAACGCCGTCCAAAGAGCAAAAGGCCCGGAACCTCAGCGGTGGCAACCAGCAGAAAATTGTACTTGCCAAATGGCTGGCGACACGTCCGAAAGTGCTCCTGCTCGACGAACCGACGCGTGGCATCGATATCAATGCCAAAACGGAAATCTATAAACTCATCATCCGCCTCGCCGACGAAGGTTTGGGCATTTTAATGGTTTCGTCGGAATTACCCGAAATTCTGGCCATTTCGGACCGGATACTGGTGATGTCGGAAGGCCGTCTGACAGGCGAGTTTTTAGCGAGTGAAGCGTCGGAAGACGGGATTCTGAAAGCGGCGATAAGGGGGACTTCCACTGTTGGCAGGTAG
- the rbsC gene encoding ribose ABC transporter permease (functions to transport ribose at high affinity; forms a complex with RbsA2C2B), which produces MHEVTNNERTATSQKSPRADSRQPGLKNVLPLARFQSLIALFLLCLALSILSDKFLTFSNLWNVMRQISVNICISVGMTLIVLTAGIDLSVGSVLALCGAITAGLLKNGIEIPAQNLFIGFTVLGAILAGMLAGSALGAFNGWAITRFNVPPFVATLAMLTVARGLTMLWTGGFPISGLGDTFLFIGTGWFLGIPVPVWISIVVVALAVFLTDKTRIGRYIYAIGGNESASRLSGINVDRVKIIVYTIAGALAAVGGIMVTSRLDSAQPNAGISYELDSIAAVVIGGTSLSGGRGSILGTVQGAIIIGVLNNGLVLLNVSPFWQQVVKGLVILLAVIIDKSNGKNE; this is translated from the coding sequence ATGCATGAAGTAACCAATAACGAGCGTACGGCTACCTCGCAGAAATCGCCGAGGGCCGACAGCCGACAGCCAGGGTTAAAAAATGTTCTCCCCCTGGCCAGGTTCCAATCGCTTATCGCATTGTTCCTGCTGTGCCTGGCATTGAGCATTTTGTCGGACAAGTTCCTGACCTTTTCCAATCTCTGGAATGTGATGCGGCAGATTTCGGTCAATATCTGCATTTCGGTGGGCATGACTTTAATCGTCCTCACGGCCGGGATCGATTTGTCGGTCGGCTCGGTACTCGCACTATGTGGCGCGATTACGGCCGGTTTGCTCAAAAACGGAATTGAAATACCTGCTCAAAACCTTTTCATCGGTTTTACCGTGCTCGGCGCGATCCTGGCGGGGATGCTCGCGGGCTCCGCGTTGGGTGCATTCAACGGCTGGGCTATCACGCGTTTCAATGTGCCTCCCTTTGTAGCCACGCTTGCGATGCTTACGGTTGCCCGCGGCCTTACCATGCTCTGGACCGGCGGCTTTCCGATCAGCGGGCTGGGGGATACGTTCCTGTTTATCGGAACGGGTTGGTTCCTCGGTATTCCGGTGCCGGTGTGGATATCGATCGTAGTGGTGGCGCTGGCCGTCTTTCTGACCGACAAGACGCGGATCGGGCGCTACATTTATGCCATCGGAGGTAACGAAAGTGCCTCGCGGCTTTCGGGGATCAATGTCGACAGGGTTAAAATAATCGTCTATACCATTGCCGGAGCGCTCGCAGCGGTGGGCGGGATCATGGTTACCTCACGCCTCGATTCCGCCCAGCCCAATGCGGGGATCAGCTATGAACTGGACTCTATCGCAGCCGTCGTGATTGGCGGCACCTCGCTCTCGGGCGGGCGCGGGAGCATTCTCGGCACCGTACAAGGGGCGATCATCATCGGCGTGCTCAATAATGGGCTGGTGCTGCTAAATGTATCGCCGTTCTGGCAGCAGGTCGTGAAAGGGCTGGTGATTTTACTGGCAGTGATTATCGATAAGTCGAATGGGAAGAATGAGTAG